Proteins from a single region of Halichoerus grypus chromosome 13, mHalGry1.hap1.1, whole genome shotgun sequence:
- the TBX1 gene encoding T-box transcription factor TBX1 isoform X3 — translation MHFSTVTRDMEAFTASSLSSLGAAGGFPGAASPGADPYGPREPPPPPPPPRYDPCAAAAPGAPGPPPHAYPFAPAAGAATSAAAEPEGPGASCAAAAKAPVKKNAKVASVSVQLEMKALWDEFNQLGTEMIVTKAGRRMFPTFQVKLFGMDPMADYMLLMDFVPVDDKRYRYAFHSSSWLVAGKADPATPGRVHYHPDSPAKGAQWMKQIVSFDKLKLTNNLLDDNGHIILNSMHRYQPRFHVVYVDPRKDSEKYAEENFKTFVFEETRFTAVTAYQNHRITQLKIASNPFAKGFRDCDPEDWPRNHRPGALPLMSAFARSRNPVASPTQPNGAEKDAAEARREFERDTGGPAVLGDPAHPPQLLARVLSPALPGAGGAGGLVPLPGAPGGRPSPPHPELRLEAPGASEPLHHHPYKYPAAAYDHYLGAKSRPAPYPLPGLRGHGYHAHTHAHPHHHHPAVSPAAAAAAAAAAAAAAAANMYSSAGAPPPGSYDYCPR, via the exons ATGCACTTCAGCACCGTCACCAGGGACATGGAAG CCTTCACGGCCAGCAGCCTGAGCAGCCTGGGGGCCGCGGGGGGCTTCCCGGGCGCCGCGTCGCCGGGCGCCGACCCGTACGGCCCGCGCgagcccccgccgccgccgccgccgccgcgctaCGACCCgtgcgccgccgccgcccccggcgCCCCGGGCCCGCCGCCGCACGCCTACCCGTTCGCGCCGGCCGCCGGGGCCGCCACCAGCGCCGCCGCCGAGCCCGAGGGCCCCGGGGCCAGCTGCGCGGCCGCCGCCAAGGCGCCAGTGAAGAAGAACGCGAAGGTGGCCAGCGTGAGTGTGCAGCTGGAGATGAAGGCGCTGTGGGACGAGTTCAATCAGCTGGGCACCGAGATGATCGTCACCAAGGCCGGCAG GCGCATGTTCCCCACGTTTCAAGTGAAGCTCTTCGGCATGGACCCCATGGCCGACTACATGCTCCTCATGGACTTCGTTCCAGTGGACGACAAGCGCTACCG GTACGCCTTCCACAGCTCCTCCTGGCTGGTGGCCGGGAAGGCGGACCCTGCCACACCAGGCCGCGTCCACTACCACCCTGACTCGCCTGCCAAAGGTGCCCAGTGGATGAAGCAAATTGTGTCCTTCGACAAGCTCAAGCTGACCAACAACCTGCTGGATGACAACGGCCAT ATTATTCTCAACTCCATGCACAGATACCAGCCCCGCTTCCACGTTGTTTATGTGGACCCACGCAAAGATAGTGAGAAATATGCTGAGGAGAACTTTAAAACCTTTGTGTTTGAGGAGACTCGCTTCACTGCGGTCACTGCCTACCAGAACCACCGG atCACGCAGCTCAAGATCGCCAGCAACCCCTTCGCCAAAGGCTTCCGAGATTGCGATCCGGAGGACTG GCCCCGGAACCACCGGCCCGGCGCGCTGCCGCTTATGAGCGCCTTCGCGCGCTCGCGGAACCCCGTGGCCTCCCCCACGCAGCCCAACGGCGCAGAGAAAG ACGCGGCCGAGGCTCGACGAGAATTCGAGCGCGACACGGGCGGACCGGCCGTGCTCGGGGACCCGGCGCACCCACCGCAGCTGCTGGCACGGGTGCTGAGCCCCGCACTGCCCGGGGCCGGCGGCGCCGGCGGCCTCGTCCCGCTGCCCGGTGCGCCCGGAGGCCGGCCCAGCCCTCCGCACCCCGAGCTGCGCCTGGAGGCGCCCGGCGCGTCGGAGCCGCTGCACCACCACCCCTACAAGTACCCGGCCGCCGCCTACGACCATTACCTCGGGGCCAAGAGCCGGCCGGCGCCCTACCCGCTGCCCGGCCTGCGCGGCCACGGCTAccacgcgcacacgcacgcgcacccgcaccaccaccaccccgccGTGAGCCCGGcggcagccgccgccgccgccgccgctgccgccgccgccgccgccgccaacATGTACTCGTCGGCCGGGGCCCCGCCGCCCGGCTCCTACGACTACTGCCCCAGATAA
- the TBX1 gene encoding T-box transcription factor TBX1 isoform X2 has product MDALNWSEKTSVAVAEAAERTVRLGPRSSDQAKLHRLLGSPAGMHFSTVTRDMEAFTASSLSSLGAAGGFPGAASPGADPYGPREPPPPPPPPRYDPCAAAAPGAPGPPPHAYPFAPAAGAATSAAAEPEGPGASCAAAAKAPVKKNAKVASVSVQLEMKALWDEFNQLGTEMIVTKAGRRMFPTFQVKLFGMDPMADYMLLMDFVPVDDKRYRYAFHSSSWLVAGKADPATPGRVHYHPDSPAKGAQWMKQIVSFDKLKLTNNLLDDNGHIILNSMHRYQPRFHVVYVDPRKDSEKYAEENFKTFVFEETRFTAVTAYQNHRITQLKIASNPFAKGFRDCDPEDWPRNHRPGALPLMSAFARSRNPVASPTQPNGAEKDAAEARREFERDTGGPAVLGDPAHPPQLLARVLSPALPGAGGAGGLVPLPGAPGGRPSPPHPELRLEAPGASEPLHHHPYKYPAAAYDHYLGAKSRPAPYPLPGLRGHGYHAHTHAHPHHHHPAVSPAAAAAAAAAAAAAAAANMYSSAGAPPPGSYDYCPR; this is encoded by the exons ATGGATGCCTTGAACTGGTCAGAGAAGACCTCAGTGGCAGTAG CAGAGGCCGCAGAGCGCACCGTTCGCCTGGGCCCCCGGTCCTCCGACCAGGCGAAGCTCCACCGGCTGTTGGGATCCCCGGCCGGGATGCACTTCAGCACCGTCACCAGGGACATGGAAG CCTTCACGGCCAGCAGCCTGAGCAGCCTGGGGGCCGCGGGGGGCTTCCCGGGCGCCGCGTCGCCGGGCGCCGACCCGTACGGCCCGCGCgagcccccgccgccgccgccgccgccgcgctaCGACCCgtgcgccgccgccgcccccggcgCCCCGGGCCCGCCGCCGCACGCCTACCCGTTCGCGCCGGCCGCCGGGGCCGCCACCAGCGCCGCCGCCGAGCCCGAGGGCCCCGGGGCCAGCTGCGCGGCCGCCGCCAAGGCGCCAGTGAAGAAGAACGCGAAGGTGGCCAGCGTGAGTGTGCAGCTGGAGATGAAGGCGCTGTGGGACGAGTTCAATCAGCTGGGCACCGAGATGATCGTCACCAAGGCCGGCAG GCGCATGTTCCCCACGTTTCAAGTGAAGCTCTTCGGCATGGACCCCATGGCCGACTACATGCTCCTCATGGACTTCGTTCCAGTGGACGACAAGCGCTACCG GTACGCCTTCCACAGCTCCTCCTGGCTGGTGGCCGGGAAGGCGGACCCTGCCACACCAGGCCGCGTCCACTACCACCCTGACTCGCCTGCCAAAGGTGCCCAGTGGATGAAGCAAATTGTGTCCTTCGACAAGCTCAAGCTGACCAACAACCTGCTGGATGACAACGGCCAT ATTATTCTCAACTCCATGCACAGATACCAGCCCCGCTTCCACGTTGTTTATGTGGACCCACGCAAAGATAGTGAGAAATATGCTGAGGAGAACTTTAAAACCTTTGTGTTTGAGGAGACTCGCTTCACTGCGGTCACTGCCTACCAGAACCACCGG atCACGCAGCTCAAGATCGCCAGCAACCCCTTCGCCAAAGGCTTCCGAGATTGCGATCCGGAGGACTG GCCCCGGAACCACCGGCCCGGCGCGCTGCCGCTTATGAGCGCCTTCGCGCGCTCGCGGAACCCCGTGGCCTCCCCCACGCAGCCCAACGGCGCAGAGAAAG ACGCGGCCGAGGCTCGACGAGAATTCGAGCGCGACACGGGCGGACCGGCCGTGCTCGGGGACCCGGCGCACCCACCGCAGCTGCTGGCACGGGTGCTGAGCCCCGCACTGCCCGGGGCCGGCGGCGCCGGCGGCCTCGTCCCGCTGCCCGGTGCGCCCGGAGGCCGGCCCAGCCCTCCGCACCCCGAGCTGCGCCTGGAGGCGCCCGGCGCGTCGGAGCCGCTGCACCACCACCCCTACAAGTACCCGGCCGCCGCCTACGACCATTACCTCGGGGCCAAGAGCCGGCCGGCGCCCTACCCGCTGCCCGGCCTGCGCGGCCACGGCTAccacgcgcacacgcacgcgcacccgcaccaccaccaccccgccGTGAGCCCGGcggcagccgccgccgccgccgccgctgccgccgccgccgccgccgccaacATGTACTCGTCGGCCGGGGCCCCGCCGCCCGGCTCCTACGACTACTGCCCCAGATAA
- the TBX1 gene encoding T-box transcription factor TBX1 isoform X1, with product MDARSPLSPRASAFSIASLVAAEAAERTVRLGPRSSDQAKLHRLLGSPAGMHFSTVTRDMEAFTASSLSSLGAAGGFPGAASPGADPYGPREPPPPPPPPRYDPCAAAAPGAPGPPPHAYPFAPAAGAATSAAAEPEGPGASCAAAAKAPVKKNAKVASVSVQLEMKALWDEFNQLGTEMIVTKAGRRMFPTFQVKLFGMDPMADYMLLMDFVPVDDKRYRYAFHSSSWLVAGKADPATPGRVHYHPDSPAKGAQWMKQIVSFDKLKLTNNLLDDNGHIILNSMHRYQPRFHVVYVDPRKDSEKYAEENFKTFVFEETRFTAVTAYQNHRITQLKIASNPFAKGFRDCDPEDWPRNHRPGALPLMSAFARSRNPVASPTQPNGAEKDAAEARREFERDTGGPAVLGDPAHPPQLLARVLSPALPGAGGAGGLVPLPGAPGGRPSPPHPELRLEAPGASEPLHHHPYKYPAAAYDHYLGAKSRPAPYPLPGLRGHGYHAHTHAHPHHHHPAVSPAAAAAAAAAAAAAAAANMYSSAGAPPPGSYDYCPR from the exons ATGGACGCGCGGAGCCCGCTGTCTCCCCGGGCCAGCGCGTTCAGCATCGCCTCTCTGGTTGCAGCAGAGGCCGCAGAGCGCACCGTTCGCCTGGGCCCCCGGTCCTCCGACCAGGCGAAGCTCCACCGGCTGTTGGGATCCCCGGCCGGGATGCACTTCAGCACCGTCACCAGGGACATGGAAG CCTTCACGGCCAGCAGCCTGAGCAGCCTGGGGGCCGCGGGGGGCTTCCCGGGCGCCGCGTCGCCGGGCGCCGACCCGTACGGCCCGCGCgagcccccgccgccgccgccgccgccgcgctaCGACCCgtgcgccgccgccgcccccggcgCCCCGGGCCCGCCGCCGCACGCCTACCCGTTCGCGCCGGCCGCCGGGGCCGCCACCAGCGCCGCCGCCGAGCCCGAGGGCCCCGGGGCCAGCTGCGCGGCCGCCGCCAAGGCGCCAGTGAAGAAGAACGCGAAGGTGGCCAGCGTGAGTGTGCAGCTGGAGATGAAGGCGCTGTGGGACGAGTTCAATCAGCTGGGCACCGAGATGATCGTCACCAAGGCCGGCAG GCGCATGTTCCCCACGTTTCAAGTGAAGCTCTTCGGCATGGACCCCATGGCCGACTACATGCTCCTCATGGACTTCGTTCCAGTGGACGACAAGCGCTACCG GTACGCCTTCCACAGCTCCTCCTGGCTGGTGGCCGGGAAGGCGGACCCTGCCACACCAGGCCGCGTCCACTACCACCCTGACTCGCCTGCCAAAGGTGCCCAGTGGATGAAGCAAATTGTGTCCTTCGACAAGCTCAAGCTGACCAACAACCTGCTGGATGACAACGGCCAT ATTATTCTCAACTCCATGCACAGATACCAGCCCCGCTTCCACGTTGTTTATGTGGACCCACGCAAAGATAGTGAGAAATATGCTGAGGAGAACTTTAAAACCTTTGTGTTTGAGGAGACTCGCTTCACTGCGGTCACTGCCTACCAGAACCACCGG atCACGCAGCTCAAGATCGCCAGCAACCCCTTCGCCAAAGGCTTCCGAGATTGCGATCCGGAGGACTG GCCCCGGAACCACCGGCCCGGCGCGCTGCCGCTTATGAGCGCCTTCGCGCGCTCGCGGAACCCCGTGGCCTCCCCCACGCAGCCCAACGGCGCAGAGAAAG ACGCGGCCGAGGCTCGACGAGAATTCGAGCGCGACACGGGCGGACCGGCCGTGCTCGGGGACCCGGCGCACCCACCGCAGCTGCTGGCACGGGTGCTGAGCCCCGCACTGCCCGGGGCCGGCGGCGCCGGCGGCCTCGTCCCGCTGCCCGGTGCGCCCGGAGGCCGGCCCAGCCCTCCGCACCCCGAGCTGCGCCTGGAGGCGCCCGGCGCGTCGGAGCCGCTGCACCACCACCCCTACAAGTACCCGGCCGCCGCCTACGACCATTACCTCGGGGCCAAGAGCCGGCCGGCGCCCTACCCGCTGCCCGGCCTGCGCGGCCACGGCTAccacgcgcacacgcacgcgcacccgcaccaccaccaccccgccGTGAGCCCGGcggcagccgccgccgccgccgccgctgccgccgccgccgccgccgccaacATGTACTCGTCGGCCGGGGCCCCGCCGCCCGGCTCCTACGACTACTGCCCCAGATAA